Proteins co-encoded in one Quercus robur chromosome 8, dhQueRobu3.1, whole genome shotgun sequence genomic window:
- the LOC126694253 gene encoding disease resistance protein RPM1-like isoform X3 has product MAESAINLAKDYLAPLLVQEAKLLVGIHNKVESIQSELEFIQSFLKDADLKAEKGDTSSVTQTWVKNVRETAYHIEDVIDEYLFHFAKYPQTQRRVYRIPLKIFQCVANLKPRHVITSKIQDINDELKALRERGERFGFNNLEQGGLSNDARQPRCDLWNDPREASLFIADDELVGIEGPKDKLIKLLVNGPSNLMVISVVGIGGLGKTTLVKKVYENEQVTLPFHCSAWITVSQSYKMEEILRKMIKDFYKARKGIPPREIDTMERTMLIQELRQFLLELRYVVVFDDVWDMSFWRIVQLALPDKNKGSRIVITTRDESVVPSDKQSPFYHVYKLSHLSLEKAQELFCKKVFQCEGRICPRELNESSNSIIKRCGGLPLAIVTIGGLLSTKQKVESEWIKFLDSLTSELESNPQLQDITKILSLSYIDLPYNLKACFLYFGMFPEDYFINSAKLIRLWIAEGFVKEMSGKTLEDIAQDYLNQLIHRCLVQVARIDFNGRTRSCRVHDMLHGFILTKSKELSFHWVSIQNCLRVERIARRLSIQTNVNTPLQSITSSQTRSILILGLDEVPNSFLMTCFSNFKLMKVMDFEGAPIDCIPKEMGSLFHLRYLSLRKTKVQMLPKSIGKLLNLETLDLKRSLVSELPAEISGLLKLRYLAAYNYNGDTKYNIDSRCGIKIPNGIRHLESLQKLYDIEATSATLITELGSLSQLRKLSISKLKKENGMDLCTAIQKMSHLRSLEIKATSEEEVLNLQSLPSPPLLLQTLGLYGRLEKLPEWIPKLKSILRIDLSWSKLMEDPLKVLQALPNLMSFSLHDGYGGEQLHIKGRSFQKLKSLRFLNLGGLNRLIIDEGALPFLENLVIRECPQLKEVPSGIHHLKSLKKLEFSEMPTEFVLSLQPDEGPDFGKVKHIPSVTFWYRTQGENYTSYTLGNSALLKRLRS; this is encoded by the coding sequence atggCAGAAAGTGCAATCAACCTAGCTAAAGACTATTTGGCCCCGTTGTTAGTCCAAGAAGCAAAATTGCTGGTGGGAATCCACAACAAAGTTGAGAGCATCCAAAGTGAATTGGAGTTCATCCAGTCTTTCCTCAAGGATGCAGATTTAAAAGCGGAGAAGGGAGACACTAGCAGTGTTACACAAACATGGGTAAAAAATGTAAGGGAAACAGCTTATCACATAGAAGATGTAATTGATGAATACCTATTTCATTTTGCAAAATATCCTCAAACGCAAAGACGAGTTTATCGTATACCCTTGAAGATTTTTCAATGTGTTGCCAACTTGAAACCAAGACATGTGATTACCTCTAAGATTCAAGATATCAATGACGAGCTCAAGGCACTCCGAGAGAGAGGTGAAAGATTTGGCTTCAATAATTTGGAGCAAGGAGGATTGAGCAATGATGCTAGACAGCCAAGATGTGATTTATGGAATGACCCTCGAGAGGCATCCCTTTTCATTGCTGACGATGAGCTTGTGGGCATTGAGGGTCCCAAAGACAAATTGATAAAGTTGTTGGTAAACGGACCATCTAATCTCATGGTGATTTCAGTGGTTGGCATTGGTGGGCTTGGTAAGACCACTCTTGTCAAGAAAGTGTATGAAAATGAGCAAGTGACGCTGCCCTTTCATTGTAGTGCTTGGATCACTGTGTCTCAATCATACAAGATGGAGGAGATATTGAGGAAAATGATAAAGGATTTCTACAAGGCAAGGAAGGGGATTCCCCCTAGGGAGATTGACACAATGGAAAGAACAATGTTAATTCAAGAATTGAGGCAATTTTTACTTGAATTGAGGTATGTAGTAGTTTTTGACGATGTATGGGATATGAGCTTTTGGCGTATTGTACAACTTGCTTTACCGGACAAGAACAAAGGCAGTAGAATAGTAATAACAACTCGAGATGAGAGTGTTGTTCCGTCTGACAAACAATCTCCATTTTATCATGTGTACAAATTGTCACATCTATCATTAGAAAAAGCTCAAGAACTTTTTTGCAAGAAGGTCTTCCAATGTGAAGGGAGGATTTGTCCCCGTGAATTAAATGAATCATCAAATAGCATAATCAAGAGGTGCGGTGGGCTGCCACTTGCAATTGTGACTATAGGCGGTCTTTTgtcaacaaaacaaaaggttGAGTCTGAGTGGATCAAATTTCTTGATAGCCTAACTTCAGAGTTAGAAAGTAATCCCCAACTCCAAGATATCACCAAAATCCTATCTCTTAGCTATATTGATCTACCTTACAACCTCAAAGCttgtttcttatattttggCATGTTTCCAGAGGATTACTTCATTAATAGTGCAAAACTAATTCGACTTTGGATAGCTGAGGGTTTTGTAAAAGAAATGTCAGGGAAAACATTGGAGGACATTGCACAAGACTATTTGAACCAACTTATTCATAGATGCCTGGTTCAAGTGGCAAGGATTGATTTTAATGGCAGAACTAGAAGTTGTCGAGTCCATGATATGTTGCATGGGTTCATTCTTACTAAGTCAAAGGAGTTGAGTTTTCATTGGGTCTCAATACAGAATTGCTTAAGGGTAGAGAGAATTGCTCGACGCCTCTCAATTCAAACCAATGTAAATACCCCTTTGCAAAGTATTACTAGTTCCCAAACTCGTTCTATTCTCATTTTGGGGTTAGATGAAGTGCCCAATTCTTTTCTAATgacttgtttttcaaatttcaagctTATGAAAGTAATGGATTTTGAAGGTGCTCCTATTGATTGTATTCCTAAAGAAATGGGAAGCCTATTCCATCTAAGATATTTAAGcctaagaaaaacaaaagtgcAAATGCTTCCAAAGTCCATAGGAAAATTGCTCAACCTAGAAACGTTGGATTTGAAACGTTCCCTTGTGTCTGAGCTTCCAGCGGAGATTAGTGGGCTTCTTAAGCTACGATATCTTGCGGCCTACAATTATAACGGAGATACTAAATACAATATAGATTCTCGATGTGGGATAAAGATACCAAATGGCATTAGGCATTTAGAGTCCTTACAGAAGCTTTATGACATTGAAGCCACGAGCGCTACCCTTATAACAGAATTGGGAAGTTTGTCACAGTTGAGGAAGTTGTCGATATCTAAATTGAAGAAAGAGAATGGGATGGATTTGTGCACTGCGATACAGAAAATGAGCCACCTTCGGTCATTGGAAATTAAAGCAACAAGTGAGGAAGAAGTTCTTAATTTGCAATCGCTGCCTTCTCCTCCTCTCCTCCTACAAACTCTTGGCCTATATGGGCGACTAGAAAAGTTGCCAGAATGGATTCCCAAACTCAAGAGTATATTGAGAATTGATTTAAGCTGGTCAAAATTAATGGAAGATCCATTAAAGGTCCTTCAAGCTCTGCCTAATTTGATGAGTTTTTCGCTTCACGATGGATACGGAGGTGAGCAATTACATATTAAGGGAAGAAGCTTCCAGAAACTCAAGAGTCTAAGGTTTCTAAATTTGGGAGGATTGAATAGGCTGATAATAGATGAAGGTGCCCTGCCTTTTCTTGAAAACCTTGTAATTAGAGAATGCCCACAGCTGAAGGAG
- the LOC126694253 gene encoding disease resistance protein RPM1-like isoform X4, with protein MAESAINLAKDYLAPLLVQEAKLLVGIHNKVESIQSELEFIQSFLKDADLKAEKGDTSSVTQTWVKNVRETAYHIEDVIDEYLFHFAKYPQTQRRVYRIPLKIFQCVANLKPRHVITSKIQDINDELKALRERGERFGFNNLEQGGLSNDARQPRCDLWNDPREASLFIADDELVGIEGPKDKLIKLLVNGPSNLMVISVVGIGGLGKTTLVKKVYENEQVTLPFHCSAWITVSQSYKMEEILRKMIKDFYKARKGIPPREIDTMERTMLIQELRQFLLELRYVVVFDDVWDMSFWRIVQLALPDKNKGSRIVITTRDESVVPSDKQSPFYHVYKLSHLSLEKAQELFCKKVFQCEGRICPRELNESSNSIIKRCGGLPLAIVTIGGLLSTKQKVESEWIKFLDSLTSELESNPQLQDITKILSLSYIDLPYNLKACFLYFGMFPEDYFINSAKLIRLWIAEGFVKEMSGKTLEDIAQDYLNQLIHRCLVQVARIDFNGRTRSCRVHDMLHGFILTKSKELSFHWVSIQNCLRVERIARRLSIQTNVNTPLQSITSSQTRSILILGLDEVPNSFLMTCFSNFKLMKVMDFEGAPIDCIPKEMGSLFHLRYLSLRKTKVQMLPKSIGKLLNLETLDLKRSLVSELPAEISGLLKLRYLAAYNYNGDTKYNIDSRCGIKIPNGIRHLESLQKLYDIEATSATLITELGSLSQLRKLSISKLKKENGMDLCTAIQKMSHLRSLEIKATSEEEVLNLQSLPSPPLLLQTLGLYGRLEKLPEWIPKLKSILRIDLSWSKLMEDPLKVLQALPNLMSFSLHDGYGGEQLHIKGRSFQKLKSLRFLNLGGLNRLIIDEGALPLLERLQIGECPQLKEVPSGIHHLKSLKKLEFSEMPTEFVLSLQPDEGPDFGKVKHIPSVTFWYRTQGENYTSYTLGNSALLKRLRS; from the coding sequence atggCAGAAAGTGCAATCAACCTAGCTAAAGACTATTTGGCCCCGTTGTTAGTCCAAGAAGCAAAATTGCTGGTGGGAATCCACAACAAAGTTGAGAGCATCCAAAGTGAATTGGAGTTCATCCAGTCTTTCCTCAAGGATGCAGATTTAAAAGCGGAGAAGGGAGACACTAGCAGTGTTACACAAACATGGGTAAAAAATGTAAGGGAAACAGCTTATCACATAGAAGATGTAATTGATGAATACCTATTTCATTTTGCAAAATATCCTCAAACGCAAAGACGAGTTTATCGTATACCCTTGAAGATTTTTCAATGTGTTGCCAACTTGAAACCAAGACATGTGATTACCTCTAAGATTCAAGATATCAATGACGAGCTCAAGGCACTCCGAGAGAGAGGTGAAAGATTTGGCTTCAATAATTTGGAGCAAGGAGGATTGAGCAATGATGCTAGACAGCCAAGATGTGATTTATGGAATGACCCTCGAGAGGCATCCCTTTTCATTGCTGACGATGAGCTTGTGGGCATTGAGGGTCCCAAAGACAAATTGATAAAGTTGTTGGTAAACGGACCATCTAATCTCATGGTGATTTCAGTGGTTGGCATTGGTGGGCTTGGTAAGACCACTCTTGTCAAGAAAGTGTATGAAAATGAGCAAGTGACGCTGCCCTTTCATTGTAGTGCTTGGATCACTGTGTCTCAATCATACAAGATGGAGGAGATATTGAGGAAAATGATAAAGGATTTCTACAAGGCAAGGAAGGGGATTCCCCCTAGGGAGATTGACACAATGGAAAGAACAATGTTAATTCAAGAATTGAGGCAATTTTTACTTGAATTGAGGTATGTAGTAGTTTTTGACGATGTATGGGATATGAGCTTTTGGCGTATTGTACAACTTGCTTTACCGGACAAGAACAAAGGCAGTAGAATAGTAATAACAACTCGAGATGAGAGTGTTGTTCCGTCTGACAAACAATCTCCATTTTATCATGTGTACAAATTGTCACATCTATCATTAGAAAAAGCTCAAGAACTTTTTTGCAAGAAGGTCTTCCAATGTGAAGGGAGGATTTGTCCCCGTGAATTAAATGAATCATCAAATAGCATAATCAAGAGGTGCGGTGGGCTGCCACTTGCAATTGTGACTATAGGCGGTCTTTTgtcaacaaaacaaaaggttGAGTCTGAGTGGATCAAATTTCTTGATAGCCTAACTTCAGAGTTAGAAAGTAATCCCCAACTCCAAGATATCACCAAAATCCTATCTCTTAGCTATATTGATCTACCTTACAACCTCAAAGCttgtttcttatattttggCATGTTTCCAGAGGATTACTTCATTAATAGTGCAAAACTAATTCGACTTTGGATAGCTGAGGGTTTTGTAAAAGAAATGTCAGGGAAAACATTGGAGGACATTGCACAAGACTATTTGAACCAACTTATTCATAGATGCCTGGTTCAAGTGGCAAGGATTGATTTTAATGGCAGAACTAGAAGTTGTCGAGTCCATGATATGTTGCATGGGTTCATTCTTACTAAGTCAAAGGAGTTGAGTTTTCATTGGGTCTCAATACAGAATTGCTTAAGGGTAGAGAGAATTGCTCGACGCCTCTCAATTCAAACCAATGTAAATACCCCTTTGCAAAGTATTACTAGTTCCCAAACTCGTTCTATTCTCATTTTGGGGTTAGATGAAGTGCCCAATTCTTTTCTAATgacttgtttttcaaatttcaagctTATGAAAGTAATGGATTTTGAAGGTGCTCCTATTGATTGTATTCCTAAAGAAATGGGAAGCCTATTCCATCTAAGATATTTAAGcctaagaaaaacaaaagtgcAAATGCTTCCAAAGTCCATAGGAAAATTGCTCAACCTAGAAACGTTGGATTTGAAACGTTCCCTTGTGTCTGAGCTTCCAGCGGAGATTAGTGGGCTTCTTAAGCTACGATATCTTGCGGCCTACAATTATAACGGAGATACTAAATACAATATAGATTCTCGATGTGGGATAAAGATACCAAATGGCATTAGGCATTTAGAGTCCTTACAGAAGCTTTATGACATTGAAGCCACGAGCGCTACCCTTATAACAGAATTGGGAAGTTTGTCACAGTTGAGGAAGTTGTCGATATCTAAATTGAAGAAAGAGAATGGGATGGATTTGTGCACTGCGATACAGAAAATGAGCCACCTTCGGTCATTGGAAATTAAAGCAACAAGTGAGGAAGAAGTTCTTAATTTGCAATCGCTGCCTTCTCCTCCTCTCCTCCTACAAACTCTTGGCCTATATGGGCGACTAGAAAAGTTGCCAGAATGGATTCCCAAACTCAAGAGTATATTGAGAATTGATTTAAGCTGGTCAAAATTAATGGAAGATCCATTAAAGGTCCTTCAAGCTCTGCCTAATTTGATGAGTTTTTCGCTTCACGATGGATACGGAGGTGAGCAATTACATATTAAGGGAAGAAGCTTCCAGAAACTCAAGAGTCTAAGGTTTCTAAATTTGGGAGGATTGAATAGGCTGATAATAGATGAAG